The Ptiloglossa arizonensis isolate GNS036 chromosome 4, iyPtiAriz1_principal, whole genome shotgun sequence genome contains the following window.
AATAATAGTTAATTATagtgaaaatataaatacgtataatatatatagaaaTTACAAGAAACAAGGAAATGTTTGTAATAATTTGAAGTAGGTTACATATTCACTGTATCGCTCGTGGTAACACAATCAAACATCCTTTCGAAGATTCGAATCAAAATATTCATccattaaattcatttttagaTTGTACTTCGTAAGTGAAAGAAAGGATATACTATAAGTTTGTTAAAGTTTACAGATTTACAATTCTTATCAGTCGTTACAAAATAATTTCCTCTTATACAGGTGCAAATAACAGAAACATCTTTCAGATTTAAATCGTAATGGCTTAGAAGAAATCGGTATGTTAGTGACACGTGATGATCGCCTACCTATAGTATGTACGTTTGCAGTACACGCTGAGCGTGTTCAGTGAACATTCGTAAACATTCTTTGATCATcgtgtataattataaaaaaataaagaacaatTAGACAAGCTTTGAAAAAACCATGtattatagaataataatagaTTACATTGTTCGTGGTAATAATGATATAATAAACCAGAATATACCTGACAATAATAAGAATCTAAAATAACGCGAATACTGAATAcatattattaacaataatgagAGGAGGGACTTTGGGGATGTGTTGGTAAAGGAAGGGGCCAAGCCGCTCAGAACTGCGtttcaaataaaagaaaataagaggaatagaatattcgataaaattaataagaTCCCAGGATCGATAACCTAACATTTTCGACTTGTTTTGTCGCTTGAGCATTTAAAAGAGAATCGACTAAACAGCCCGAGACATGAAACGATTTCAGTCACGTATACAAATCCGCTCCTCTTTGAAGATACATACTCTATTATACACAAAAAAATATCGCTTTTGAATCGATAGAACAAGGTagaggaaaagaaataaaacgaaatacaaTTAGGAATGATAATTGGCTGCATGATTAAGACTTACTGCTAAACTAATTACGGTAAATAGagaatttgttcgtgtcttctccGATTAAGCATGATGAAAGTAATGCTTTGTTAAGTTCtgccgtatatatgtatatataagaaataaACAAGGGAAAAGCTTGTTATGTgtaatacgtacatacatataagTGCGGCGTATAACCGCAAAAGGTGAAAACGTTTCATTACCATATTATTGTTTGTCAGTATGTAATAATTTTTGCGAATGACCgtgtctttctttcctttttttccacgCAGTGTCGAAGAGCAAAAGAGCAAGGGagagtaaacaaaaaaaaagatagtatacaatttctttttccacCCGAGAGCCAGCTCGTTTTGGGAATTATTCGTTACTTCCAGACATCTGGAAATCATTTGATCGCACCCtgatcttgcggattggtcctttCCCACCGGCGCCAAGTATTGATAATAACTAATTTATTCACGAGCTGAGATCTTAATCTTACTAACGAAAGCACCTCGAATACATTaaacaagaaataaaaatgCCAATAGTGTCTTAAAAATCGGGAGAACAGAAATGGGTATTGAGGTTATAATTGGCTCAGTTGCATGGACAGATCACACTGACATTTGTATTgtttgcttttctttttttgtatctttttttaattgttttaaattatttatcgacTGCAAATGATTCACGGAGGTATATTGTTTTAAAATAGTAAAGCATGCAATTCACGACGCAAGAACGCACGATACGACATCGGTTTAACAATGCCAAATGAATCGATAGGACGATGTCGTTTTTTATGGGCAGCGATGCTTTGTATTTCATTTAGAATGCAAAACGGCACGTCGAATTTACAGAGGCCTCGCGGTAATTAGATACAATTAATGCACCGAAGTGATATTCGTGCACGATACGAACTAAGCCAAGGTGATTAATTGACTGTTACAATCTCTATTATCCTAGACCAATGACAAAATgaactattttattttttgtttttgtgaATCATCAAAAGCCTCTTAGGCAAGCTGTAAGCTACGGCGGAACAGCACGCGTGATTCAATAAGAAAAAGCTGGTCAATCAATAAATTGTTTGTATAACGATTTCCCAGTCATCATGATTCGTTTGTTTTGTTGTTGTGTTTTGTTTGCAGCTAACAAACTATGGCATACATTAGAATGCGGCGATAAAATCGACGAGTGTACCGAGTGGACAAACTTGTCTTTGTTTTTGTTAGTCTTAAAATGGATATTCGAGGTCCCCTTTTACGCGTGAGATCTTACACAAGTATGGAAAATAAAGAAGACGAAAATGTTCTCGTACGGAAGCACTGACGCGAAGACGAGGACTCGAGTACGATTCTTAAAAGCTACACTGAAAATCTAATACGTACTATGATTCACAGTACTCTATAATTTGCGCCACTCGGTATAATTCCAATATGTAATTCCTTTGTTTTGTAGGAAGGTAAGTACGCGATGATCAGCCGTTATTTCATCGTGAAACTGTCTTCTCGGGTTAGTCTATATATCTGGGAACGATTCGGTATTTTGTGTGACTACGTACGTTACTTGAATTCAAGACATAATAATTGGTTTTCCTTTTCCAGCAACATCTAATTAAATCCAACATCGTGAGTTGCAATTTATTTTCGTGCATCCAGCATAAGAACGTTGGTAGTGTCCTAGAGTCTCGTTTGAACAGCGTATCACTATTGTGTAGTTAATATCAGTTCATTTCAGTCAAAGATTATCGATATGCATCACTGGAAGCAAGAATCGCTTGATTGACGGACCTCGGCGAGTAAATATGCATATTTGTCCAGTCGCCTTAGCTTGTAACTGTGTACAAAGACAATTATCACGACAAACACCCTTTTCCACTTATTTAGGGTCTAATGACAATTACACTGCTGAAAAATCCAGTCATAAGATCTTAATAGTGTTAATGTCTTTCATCAGAAGCTTTCTTTATATCGGTCATCCGTGAACACAGAGAAAATAGATATTATCACTTCTATCAATGCTTAAATTATTGGGTTTTATTACTTGAATAAACTCTCACTATGATCCGTCTTGTCAAAATTATGTGAAGGAAGACGAATGGATACGTCGGAAAAGTAAACGGCGGTTAACAAAAGCACGTCTTGATATTTTGGTACAATTATTTTCAGATGTATTGTGGTTTCGAGTCCCCCTCTTAGCGTCTGCATCATCCTGACTTCTTTATTGATTAACGTCCTATCTATTTACACTGAATGCATTGCTCCTTAGCTTTAAGCTGGTACTTTGTACCAGCTATAAACTAGGCGCTTCTTTGCAGTCTTGAATAGATATCTGAGCTAATTCGCTCATTACCTCTTCCTGAGTAATTGAGTCCGATTTCTTTAATATCGTGTACCCCTGTTGCGGTTCTTCGTTCTCGCCGTTCGTTTTAACATTACCCTTAGTCTGTCCATTCGTTTTCCGTTTACCCGACGTTTCTTCACCAGACATACCAGGATGAATTTTGAAGACGCTTTTGATAATGCTATTGACCGTTGTTTGAGAACGTTTCGGACTATCGTTTTTCTGATCGGAAACAAATCTGATACGAATTGTTCCATTACTCTCCGTATTCTCTTTATGCTTGTTCCCTTTCATTACAATAGCCTTTGACTTTGGATACTTTTGTTCGGACGAATGTTTACCATTTAGAACATCCGTGTGTTTCGTTTCTTGTAACTTCTCCTCCGAAGGAGGTACATCTTCGACAGAATTCGGTACATTTCGTCCAATGCTTGTCAATGCAGAATCTAGAATACGAGTATCGTTTGGTTTTCTAGACGAGTCAAGTATATCACCATCAgaatcattattttttttaacttcTTCGTCCAAATCCGTGACTTGCACGTTTTTCGTCTCTTCAACGGAACCTTTCTCCGTAGGTACTTTATCTGTAAACGCATGATGATTCACGTCTTGTCGATTATTCAATGGTAATTCTCGTTGAAGAACCTTAACCGGACTTTTCGGTTTTGTGCTGTTATCGGATGTATCTTTATTTTGACAATTTGTACAGGAAGATTGTTTGGAATGAGTTGGTGAATTTACTTGTCTCTTACTCGCGTTGTTCTTTGGAACGAAAGCCATATGTGATCTATCTAATCTCTGTAGATCTCTGTTAATCGACGGAGTCGTTTGAATGTTAAGTGACGACACTGATTCATATTGTAGAACCGGCTGTACACACGCCCTGCGCATCTCAGAATTCAATACATTATCTACTCGTTCTTGATAAAAGAAATGCGGCTGGAAAGGCGTTGCTAAATTCGTATTTCTAATCGGATTGATGTTCGCATTTGTAGGCGGACCGTAATTAAGACTGGGGTTAGGATGTATATACGAATCTACAGAACTATACAGAGTGTCCATTCGTCTGGGTAATAGTAAGTGGCATTCCCTAGCTGGATATGCAGGGCAGTTTTGTTGAGGGATATTCTGTACTATGTTTTCTCTACCACAGTCTCTATCATTATAGCGATCTTGCGTAATCCGAGGAACGTTTCCATGATATTGTTGTGACACTATTTGCCCAGACTGGTACATCTGATCATTTTGAGGAATTATAGGAGTCTGAGATTGATGACCATAACTTTCAAAATGCATACCTTCGTTACTTATTGCCCTACCATATGCTATACTTGTATGATATTGTGGAGGTTGCGACGAATATTCTTGTTGATGATCTTGAAGTTGAGAATATTGGGGAACAGGTGGCTGAGCATCGATCCAAGTTTCTTGTTGCGGAGGAAGTTGATCCAAATCTTGCCTCGCTTGTACCGCATTCCAAATATCTTTTAGTTCACCAGTTATATCTCTGTCCTTTAATATCGTGTACTGTCGCGTGAAGAACATGCCTGTATTTACTGTTTCCACAAAGTCTAGTAAAAGCTCTATTAAATAGGAACGCTTCTGTAGCAAAAATAGAGTCATACAGAAAATTAGTTTTCGCAATTACTTGTACGTATTACAATTCTGTATTAAAAGTACCTCTGGATTTGTAGcattttttccattaatttgAAGATATTCTGGACTAGTCATTACTGCAAATACAATAGCTTCTGCGTTTGTACGCGGTGGCCGTACCCTCATTCCTCCATAAAATGGTACAGGTAACGAAGGCTTCAAAGGCATTGTTATCTTTTCCCAAGATAAAACATTTACGTAACACGGGAGTGTGGAACCCTAAAATAACAAAGTATCTAATTTTGAGCTCCGACTCCGATCAAAGTGtcttaagaaaatatataatcgCTCACAGTATTTAAagtaaaaatgttcatttttcatttatcatttgtataatataagcATACCTGTATAAAGTCTTGTATGCACATATGCGGTTGAGGAGGATTTTTGAAAAGACGTGCGCCATTGCGCTTAATTCTTGTTGCGCCACCTTCAGTCATTTCGtaactgaaaataaatttatattaagaCTTTGTATCGCGTATTAGCACTAAAGTTTTGTGCACGCGAATGGAACAAACTGTACATATATCGATACTTTTTACATATAATTTGTACTCGAATCGATCtaacaattatacaaaaataacaTTCAACAATGGTAATATTATTCGATCActattacttaaaaattttgtatttaattgaATCTACTTCGTTATGTTATCGCGAACGATAAACCttacctcaaaaaaaaaaaaaccccgaaTAGCGCGTTCGTAAGTCTCATTAAGATGCAGAACGAAATTATCAGTTACAGAATATCAGTAGTTGTGTAGTAACCATTACGATACGACCGTAAATAGGAGCAATAGAAGGGGCGGCTGAAAATTCGTAACAAATGTGTCGGAGAAAATGCGTTAAATCGCATACTAGCATTCTTTAAACTTATTGGTGTAtttgagaaatggaaaaaaaggaaattttcaAATCAGGTGCATCGCGTATAAATTTGTTAAAGAAAATTGAGTGTAGGAAccgaacaatttttacaatattccgGACGCATTAGAGCCCTCTTCCTGCACAACCATCGTAGATTGTCAATATAACCTGAAAATTCTCCAAGTTTACGCACCAAATACTCCAACGAATACAAACGAAAGGGTTATTTACATGACGCAATACCTTACCGAGGCAGTATGCAATCCTCTATTACGTAAACTCACCCCGCGGTGCTGTTTCACGCGTAAAAACACTCAAACAAGCAGGGACACGACACGATACATTATCGGGCAGCTTCAGTGGAAAAGATCCATCGCTccttttgtttattatttttccggAGTCTGCGCGATTAAATTGACCACGGGCGCTGTATTACcttacgtgtacgtataacgaactAAACCGTTCAAGATGGCCGAAAACGGAAATCATGCTTGATGCATTAGTGTGAAGTGGACTGAAAATTCCCTAGATAAAAATCTTCATCCTTgcgtatataatattatttataatcaaAAACTAAAAGGAAatcatatttttttacaacatGGCAAACCTGAATCGTGTTACAATTATCAATGTAgtacgtacgataaaataaaaaaaaatcgaacaaatACTGATCGATACATGTGTTAAGTaacaatcgaatcgaatcgattgtAGAATTGGCGGGTTGTGGCTGTGAATGTGCAACGTGGAATTTAGTTTTCAAATAACATCCTTTGAGGAAGACAATGAAAATGATTATTGAATCGATTATACAGAataatgtgttatacgttaacgttacagGAGAATTTACGTAAGAAAAGAATAATTCGTTCAAATGATATTTCATCGattaatagtaattttttttacatttagttAGCATCTCTGCATattattctttctttaatttcagCAGTAACACTGCGGAATTATCATAGAAGTCATCGTGcagatatatacacatacatactacATTCCAAGATCTGCTCTTCAATCAATACGAATCATTAAGGTACGATGGccatttttacatttcttcaAGACGTTTTCATTTCACTTATGGGTTATGTTTTTACAATCGACACTTTACTCCGATATTTATAACACGTTATTATTTTTACGAACTTTACGTTGAAATGATATTCGCCAATTGCATTTATATTTCAAACGTTTTTACCGTGGCACGATAATGTATAAGCTTGCAGTTTAAACACTGCtttaaaaagtaaaaagtaTAGGTACCATTAGACATATAACGTTTCAAGTTATATATATTATCACGTTTTATGTTTTTATACACCTGTTGGAAAATCATATTTTCGTTTCATAGTTCAGCAGAACGAAAATTAAACTTTTACGAAAAGTTAACTCCCGGAATgttaactaataataataataataataataaattcatcTCCGTGAAAATACATTAACAATGCACATAATTAACGAACAATTCGTCATCGGTTCTCCGTAATCTATTCGATGCCATCGACACGGTTCGTGTCATTATCGTTATCGAGTATtccatactcaaatattcgtgcCTATCATTTATACCTATACATTTTTACGCACTTTTCGCAGATAACAATCGTTCGGATTAATTCGTGACCTTTAGGTTAGTTTTATCGGAATAATATAGGGATCTACACCGGCAGAGAGAGTGTTCTATTATTCGTACCGAGATGTCTCCCTATTAGCGCGGTTAATGGTGGTTTCATTGTATACATCGTCTCGGCGCGTAAAGAATTTCGTTAAGAAGCTGACGAGCCAAGGTTCCGTAATCGACCACGCGATTTGAAAGCGCGTTCTCCCTATCATTATATCGAATTAGTCCGAGCAATTAGCGGAATAATAATCAGGAGGCCGGTTTCGAATAAGTTATCGTTAGTTTATTCGCCGAAGACGATCTTTTCGATCGTTAGTGGCGCCACTTGTGCACGGTGTACCACCGTGTACGTGGCATATCGGAAGAGCATCGATGGGGCTCCGCTGGATCCACCGTATCATTATGACGCCTCGCAGGCAACTATCGATCCCGATCGATGATATTAATAGTCGCTAACTACAGTCTTCCACGCCGCTCGCGTTCTACAGCGTGTTTCATGCGCCTGGCCGGAACCGTTTTTTCATCCTGGGTGCGCGCCGCCGGTGCATCACGAGACCACAGAATCGCTGTTCGCGTTTCTCGCTATTCGTCCGCGATAATCGCGCCATAAATAAATTTGCTAACAATAAAAGAACgagagacacacacacacagagagagagagagagagagaggggtgaaAAACTTTCCGAGCTTCCGTAATAAATTACAGGTCTCGCGGGACGCAAACTGCTGCCAATTACGATCGTAGAAATTTAAACTCGTTGCTTGGTTATGCGACATGCATTTCGCTTCTATTTTTTCCTATCAATGCCATCGATTACTTCACTCGTTGCTTCCTCGCTATCActttattacatttttcaattattggtcGACGATCGTTCAGAAAGGACTCGTTACACGATCGATGAAAGCGGCGCGTTTCGTACTGGAAACGAACCGAACGATCGCGTTATCGGAACACGCGTCGCTAGCGGAACGCGTTTCTCCGAACGTGACATTGTTTCCAGTTCTTCGAAACAGGTCGTTGGGGAGTTCGTTAGGAAGAAGTAACAAGAAAATATCGGGAACGGACCAATTACCGGTTACCTTTTCATATTCTCAAGGTCATTTGCTCGTTATCGATCGTAACACGTATCCGTAACGACTCGGTGAAGCattactcgaaaccgatcgtACTCGCGCGAGACGTGCCCCTCGACCCGAGCGCGCCGCGAACGAAATCCGCCTCGTTTCCTCTCTGTCGCGCAGAAGATTGAAGTCGCGGCGCGAGAAAGCGTTAACAGGCGGAAGACGTGCGAACGTAACGCGAAGTCGCGATAGGGGCCGCGATTCGACGGAACGATCGGTGCCCCGTAAGGAGTCTGTAATGCGAAATAATGGGTATCCACCcactcgatgaaaattacacGAGACGTGGCTCTCGATCCGCCGACTCCTCCCCACCCCTCTTCCACCCCCTCGCTACCCCTCCTCCT
Protein-coding sequences here:
- the LOC143145897 gene encoding uncharacterized protein LOC143145897 isoform X1, which gives rise to MRLTNALFGVFFFLSYEMTEGGATRIKRNGARLFKNPPQPHMCIQDFIQGSTLPCYVNVLSWEKITMPLKPSLPVPFYGGMRVRPPRTNAEAIVFAVMTSPEYLQINGKNATNPEKRSYLIELLLDFVETVNTGMFFTRQYTILKDRDITGELKDIWNAVQARQDLDQLPPQQETWIDAQPPVPQYSQLQDHQQEYSSQPPQYHTSIAYGRAISNEGMHFESYGHQSQTPIIPQNDQMYQSGQIVSQQYHGNVPRITQDRYNDRDCGRENIVQNIPQQNCPAYPARECHLLLPRRMDTLYSSVDSYIHPNPSLNYGPPTNANINPIRNTNLATPFQPHFFYQERVDNVLNSEMRRACVQPVLQYESVSSLNIQTTPSINRDLQRLDRSHMAFVPKNNASKRQVNSPTHSKQSSCTNCQNKDTSDNSTKPKSPVKVLQRELPLNNRQDVNHHAFTDKVPTEKGSVEETKNVQVTDLDEEVKKNNDSDGDILDSSRKPNDTRILDSALTSIGRNVPNSVEDVPPSEEKLQETKHTDVLNGKHSSEQKYPKSKAIVMKGNKHKENTESNGTIRIRFVSDQKNDSPKRSQTTVNSIIKSVFKIHPGMSGEETSGKRKTNGQTKGNVKTNGENEEPQQGYTILKKSDSITQEEVMSELAQISIQDCKEAPSL
- the LOC143145897 gene encoding uncharacterized protein LOC143145897 isoform X2, giving the protein MTEGGATRIKRNGARLFKNPPQPHMCIQDFIQGSTLPCYVNVLSWEKITMPLKPSLPVPFYGGMRVRPPRTNAEAIVFAVMTSPEYLQINGKNATNPEKRSYLIELLLDFVETVNTGMFFTRQYTILKDRDITGELKDIWNAVQARQDLDQLPPQQETWIDAQPPVPQYSQLQDHQQEYSSQPPQYHTSIAYGRAISNEGMHFESYGHQSQTPIIPQNDQMYQSGQIVSQQYHGNVPRITQDRYNDRDCGRENIVQNIPQQNCPAYPARECHLLLPRRMDTLYSSVDSYIHPNPSLNYGPPTNANINPIRNTNLATPFQPHFFYQERVDNVLNSEMRRACVQPVLQYESVSSLNIQTTPSINRDLQRLDRSHMAFVPKNNASKRQVNSPTHSKQSSCTNCQNKDTSDNSTKPKSPVKVLQRELPLNNRQDVNHHAFTDKVPTEKGSVEETKNVQVTDLDEEVKKNNDSDGDILDSSRKPNDTRILDSALTSIGRNVPNSVEDVPPSEEKLQETKHTDVLNGKHSSEQKYPKSKAIVMKGNKHKENTESNGTIRIRFVSDQKNDSPKRSQTTVNSIIKSVFKIHPGMSGEETSGKRKTNGQTKGNVKTNGENEEPQQGYTILKKSDSITQEEVMSELAQISIQDCKEAPSL